In Brassica rapa cultivar Chiifu-401-42 chromosome A06, CAAS_Brap_v3.01, whole genome shotgun sequence, a single window of DNA contains:
- the LOC103872214 gene encoding putative SNAP25 homologous protein SNAP30 — MLNDKQQATSYMHATPKEDISSNINRRRSARETRFGCARTIEQPTATVRRPTNKRFSESQAREGKARVQDDGLSDLSDILGDLKGMAIDTGSELDKQNKALDHLDHDIDELNSRVKGANQRAYQLLSK; from the exons ATGTTGAATGACAAGCAACAAGCAACGAGTTACATGCATGCCACTCCTAAAGAAGACATATCTTCTAAT ATAAACCGTCGAAGAAGCGCGAGAGAAACTAGGTTTGGGTGCGCAAGGACGATCGAGCAGCCAACCGCTACCGTTAGACGACCAACCAACAAACGCTTTTCAGAAAGTCAAG CAAGAGAAGGCAAAGCAAGAGTGCAAGACGATGGACTTTCAGACTTAAGTGACATTTTGGGTGATCTTAAAGGCATGGCCATTGATACGGGATCCGAGCTCGACAA GCAAAACAAGGCTCTTGATCATCTTGACCACGATATTGATGAGCTTAACTCTCGTGTTAAAGGAGCTAATCAACGGGCATATCAATTGCTTTCCAAATAA